Proteins from a genomic interval of Chanodichthys erythropterus isolate Z2021 chromosome 8, ASM2448905v1, whole genome shotgun sequence:
- the brd1a gene encoding bromodomain-containing protein 1 isoform X2, whose translation MKRKSLPHKVSIPQRLPSPNRETLTYAQAQRMVELEVNGRLHRISIFDKLDIITDEDPMAQEIIKCTSNKENAEKHQQVLVRSARLRNNQQKKNAAVTAQKALVQDCTLPEPKFRTVDYNLPAIPRRPSTYYKYEEKTLEELNEEVEYDMDEEDYAWLELVNEKRKCEGLNQVSPNAFEFLLDRFEKESFLESQGQQNLQSLIDEDAVCCICMDGDCMDSNAILFCDMCNLAVHQDCYGVPYIPEGQWLCRHCLQSPTQPANCILCPNKGGAVKKTEDDRWGHVVCALWVPEVGFSNTVFIEPIDGVANIPPARWKLTCYLCKEKGVGACIQCHKANCYTAFHVSCAQKAGLFMKMEPIKELTDSGVPTFSVKKTAYCGAHTPNGSVKRPLTIYNDTKTNYSLCQSVDKKSNRIGLKKQKRLKNNEVDVVAPVPSVSVPSVSSERLNTILNQVSLQKKAEFGELILNYWTLKRQSRNGVPLNRRLQTSLHSQKNTQPKQSEEETRALKEQLKEWQRLRHDLERARLLLELIRKREKLKREEIMLQQTLMEIQLTPFTVLLRAVLDQLQEKDQARIFAEPVSIKEVPDYMDHIIHPMDFSTMSKRIDAQGYKYLDEFEADFNLIIENCMKYNGKDTFFYRAAVRLRDQGGAVLRKTRRDVQRIGFDFETGMHLLEQPKIEPSAPFSWEDVDRLLVPANREHMSFEEQLRELLEKLDLTTAMKSSPSRSRRLKLLKKIISDVRMELSLRKALPAVELKNAEEQAGHILQKGDKSVPPKLEPSVSLLPLINTGSHSEPPTLKPIEPCPNKRQHQRDGISQPLNGLSHLQIEDSDVSVVATSTLAEPSSPVNRRTSVLFRKSKSTSPHKPMNDGETPKGSSQLGTKTFLSVVIPRLETLLHTRKRPRSASGDSSKDESPIKRLDTGLSNGFGLNPEKELSSSRQLEPRRRCASESSMSSSSSIALNLPKCGKGKPALIRRNTVEDKSEIIACIESRNFAKAARIAAEVGNSSIWMPTSAATVILEPLKLVWAKCSGYPSYPALIIDPHMPRVGCQHNGVSIPMPPLDVLRIGEQMQYKSEEKLYLVLFFDNKRSWQWLPKSKMVPLGIDKTIDKIKMMEGRTSAIRKAVQTAFNRAMNHLSHVQDEPVSDLSDID comes from the exons ATGAAAAGAAAATCTCTGCCTCACAAAGTATCCATCCCCCAGCGGCTGCCTTCTCCAAACCGCGAAACACTGACTTACGCTCAGGCCCAGAGGATGGTGGAACTAGAAGTCAACGGCCGGCTACACCGGATCAGCATCTTTGACAAGCTTGATATCATCACGGATGAGGATCCCATGGCACAGGAAATTATAAAGTGCACCAGCAATAAGGAGAATGCTGAAAAACACCAGCAGGTTTTGGTACGTTCTGCACGCCTCAGAAACAACCAGCAGAAAAAGAACGCTGCTGTCACTGCACAAAAGGCTTTGGTACAAGATTGCACGCTTCCCGAGCCCAAATTCCGCACAGTGGATTACAATCTCCCAGCAATCCCACGCAGACCTTCTACATACTACAAGTATGAGGAGAAAACATTAGAAGAGCTGAATGAGGAAGTGGAGTATGATATGGATGAAGAAGATTATGCCTGGCTTGAGCTAGTCAATGAGAAAAGAAAGTGTGAAGGTCTTAACCAGGTTTCCCCCAATGCCTTCGAATTCCTTCTTGACCGTTTTGAAAAAGAATCATTCTTAGAGAGTCAGGGCCAACAGAACCTCCAGTCCTTAATTGATGAAGATGCTGTTTGCTGCATATGTATGGATGGAGATTGCATGGACAGCAACGCCATTCTTTTCTGTGATATGTGCAACCTAGCCGTTCATCAGGATTGTTATGGTGTTCCGTATATTCCAGAGGGCCAGTGGCTTTGCCGACATTGTCTGCAGTCCCCTACACAACCCGCTAATTGCATCCTCTGTCCTAACAAGGGAGGAGCGGTCAAAAAGACGGAAGATGACCGATGGGGTCATGTGGTTTGTGCTTTATGGGTTCCAGAGGTTGGGTTCTCCAATACGGTCTTCATTGAGCCCATCGATGGTGTTGCAAACATCCCGCCTGCTCGATGGAAGCTAACCTGTTACCTCTGTAAAGAAAAAGGTGTTGGGGCTTGTATCCAGTGCCACAAAGCCAATTGCTACACTGCTTTCCATGTCAGCTGTGCGCAGAAGGCCGGTCTCTTTATGAAAATGGAGCCTATTAAAGAGTTGACTGACTCAGGTGTACCCACCTTCTCAGTAAAAAAGACAGCCTACTGTGGGGCCCACACCCCAAACGGCTCTGTTAAAAGGCCGCTTACAATATATAATGACACTAAAACAAATTACAGTCTTTGTCAGTCGGTGGACAAAAAGAGCAACAGGATAGGATTAAAAAAGCAGAAGAGACTTAAAAACAATGAGGTAGATGTTGTAGCCCCAGTTCCATCTGTGTCTGTACCCAGTGTTTCATCTGAAAG gTTAAACACAATCCTCAATCAAGTTTCTTTACAGAAGAAGGCGGAATTTGGCGAACTTATCTTGAACTATTGGACCCTTAAAAGACAATCAAGAAATGGAGTGCcactcaacagacgcctccaaacTAGCCTACATTCCCAGAAAAACACACAGCCG AAACAGTCAGAGGAGGAGACTCGCGCATTGAAGGAGCAACTGAAGGAGTGGCAACGGTTGAGACATGACCTTGAGCGAGCGCGACTCCTGCTGGAGCTGATTAGGAAGAGAGAGAAACTCAAGAGAGAGGAG ATAATGCTTCAGCAGACTTTAATGGAGATCCAACTCACTCCTTTCACAGTCCTTTTGAGAGCTGTGCTTGATCAGTTACAGGAGAAAGACCAGGCACGCATTTTTGCAGAGCCTGTCAGCATTAAAGAG GTGCCTGACTATATGGACCACATCATACACCCAATGGATTTTTCCACCATGAGCAAGCGCATTGATGCACAAGGCTACAAATATCTGGATGAATTTGAAGCAGACTTCAATCTCATTATTGAAAACTGCATGAAGTACAATGGAAAGGATACATTCTTCTACAGGGCAGCTGTTAGATTGAGAGACCAGGGTGGAGCTGTGCTCAGGAAAACTCGTCGAGATGTTCAGAGAATCGGCTTTGATTTTGAAACTGGCATGCACCTGCTTGAACAACCCAAGATTGAGCCATCTGCACCTTTCTCCTGGGAAGATG TGGACCGTTTATTGGTTCCAGCCAACCGGGAGCACATGTCATTTGAAGAGCAGTTGAGGGAGCTACTAGAAAAATTGGATCTAACTACAGCAATGAAATCTAGCCCGTCACGGAGCAGACGACTGAAGCTTCTCAAGAAAATCATCAGTGACGTGAGGATGGAGCTGAGTTTGAGGAAAGCTCTTCCTGCTGTTGAACTGAAGAATGCTGAGGAACAAGCTGGCCATATCCTTCAAAAAG GCGATAAATCTGTCCCACCTAAGCTTGAGCCATCTGTTTCTCTGCTGCCCCTCATTAACACGGGAAGTCACTCTGAGCCACCCACACTGAAACCTATTGAACCCTGTCCCAACAAACGCCAACATCAAAGGGATGGCATTTCCCAACCACTCAATGGACTCTCCCATCTGCAGATAGAGGACAGTGATGTGAGTGTAGTAGCTACATCAACTCTGGCTGAGCCATCAAGCCCAGTAAACCGACGGACTTCTGTGCTTTTCCGCAAATCAAAAAGCACAAGCCCTCATAAGCCCATGAATGATGGTGAAACTCCCAAGGGCAGTTCTCAGCTAGGTACAAAAACATTCCTGTCAGTCGTCATACCACGTCTGGAGACGCTGCTCCACACCAGAAAAAGGCCACGGAGTGCCAGTGGGGACAGTAGCAAGGACGAATCGCCCATCAAACGGCTGGACACAG GGTTGTCAAACGGTTTTGGCCTGAATCCGGAGAAGGAATTATCTTCTAGCAGGCAGTTGGAGCCTCGTCGTAGGTGCGCATCTGAATCCAGCATGTCTTCCAGCAGCAG TATCGCACTTAATCTTCCCAAGTGTGGGAAGGGAAAACCAGCCCTCATCCGGAGGAACACAGTGGAGGACAAGAGTGAGATTATTGCTTGCATCGAGAGTAGAAACTTCGCCAAAGCTGCTAGAATAGCTGCTG AAGTTGGCAACAGCAGTATTTGGATGCCCACTAGTGCTGCAACAGTTATCCTGGAGCCTCTTAAACTAGTTTGGGCTAAATGTAGTGGATACCCCTCCTACCCTGCACTG ATCATAGACCCTCATATGCCACGAGTGGGGTGCCAGCACAATGGAGTCTCTATCCCAATGCCCCCACTAGATGTGCTACGAATCGGAGAACAGATGCAGTACAAGTCCGAAGAGAAACTATACCTTGTTCTCTTCTTTGACAACAAACGTAGCTG GCAGTGGCTTCCTAAATCCAAGATGGTTCCTCTCGGTATTGACAAAACCATTGACAAGATTAAAATGATGGAGGGACGCACCTCAGCCATCCGCAAGGCTGTTCAGACTGCTTTCAACCGCGCCATGAACCATCTGAGTCATGTCCAAGATGAACCTGTTAGTGACCTCAGTGACATTGACTAA
- the brd1a gene encoding bromodomain-containing protein 1 isoform X4, which yields MKRKSLPHKVSIPQRLPSPNRETLTYAQAQRMVELEVNGRLHRISIFDKLDIITDEDPMAQEIIKCTSNKENAEKHQQVLVRSARLRNNQQKKNAAVTAQKALVQDCTLPEPKFRTVDYNLPAIPRRPSTYYKYEEKTLEELNEEVEYDMDEEDYAWLELVNEKRKCEGLNQVSPNAFEFLLDRFEKESFLESQGQQNLQSLIDEDAVCCICMDGDCMDSNAILFCDMCNLAVHQDCYGVPYIPEGQWLCRHCLQSPTQPANCILCPNKGGAVKKTEDDRWGHVVCALWVPEVGFSNTVFIEPIDGVANIPPARWKLTCYLCKEKGVGACIQCHKANCYTAFHVSCAQKAGLFMKMEPIKELTDSGVPTFSVKKTAYCGAHTPNGSVKRPLTIYNDTKTNYSLCQSVDKKSNRIGLKKQKRLKNNEVDVVAPVPSVSVPSVSSERLNTILNQVSLQKKAEFGELILNYWTLKRQSRNGVPLNRRLQTSLHSQKNTQPKQSEEETRALKEQLKEWQRLRHDLERARLLLELIRKREKLKREEIMLQQTLMEIQLTPFTVLLRAVLDQLQEKDQARIFAEPVSIKEVPDYMDHIIHPMDFSTMSKRIDAQGYKYLDEFEADFNLIIENCMKYNGKDTFFYRAAVRLRDQGGAVLRKTRRDVQRIGFDFETGMHLLEQPKIEPSAPFSWEDVDRLLVPANREHMSFEEQLRELLEKLDLTTAMKSSPSRSRRLKLLKKIISDVRMELSLRKALPAVELKNAEEQAGHILQKGLSNGFGLNPEKELSSSRQLEPRRRCASESSMSSSSSSIALNLPKCGKGKPALIRRNTVEDKSEIIACIESRNFAKAARIAAEVGNSSIWMPTSAATVILEPLKLVWAKCSGYPSYPALIIDPHMPRVGCQHNGVSIPMPPLDVLRIGEQMQYKSEEKLYLVLFFDNKRSWQWLPKSKMVPLGIDKTIDKIKMMEGRTSAIRKAVQTAFNRAMNHLSHVQDEPVSDLSDID from the exons ATGAAAAGAAAATCTCTGCCTCACAAAGTATCCATCCCCCAGCGGCTGCCTTCTCCAAACCGCGAAACACTGACTTACGCTCAGGCCCAGAGGATGGTGGAACTAGAAGTCAACGGCCGGCTACACCGGATCAGCATCTTTGACAAGCTTGATATCATCACGGATGAGGATCCCATGGCACAGGAAATTATAAAGTGCACCAGCAATAAGGAGAATGCTGAAAAACACCAGCAGGTTTTGGTACGTTCTGCACGCCTCAGAAACAACCAGCAGAAAAAGAACGCTGCTGTCACTGCACAAAAGGCTTTGGTACAAGATTGCACGCTTCCCGAGCCCAAATTCCGCACAGTGGATTACAATCTCCCAGCAATCCCACGCAGACCTTCTACATACTACAAGTATGAGGAGAAAACATTAGAAGAGCTGAATGAGGAAGTGGAGTATGATATGGATGAAGAAGATTATGCCTGGCTTGAGCTAGTCAATGAGAAAAGAAAGTGTGAAGGTCTTAACCAGGTTTCCCCCAATGCCTTCGAATTCCTTCTTGACCGTTTTGAAAAAGAATCATTCTTAGAGAGTCAGGGCCAACAGAACCTCCAGTCCTTAATTGATGAAGATGCTGTTTGCTGCATATGTATGGATGGAGATTGCATGGACAGCAACGCCATTCTTTTCTGTGATATGTGCAACCTAGCCGTTCATCAGGATTGTTATGGTGTTCCGTATATTCCAGAGGGCCAGTGGCTTTGCCGACATTGTCTGCAGTCCCCTACACAACCCGCTAATTGCATCCTCTGTCCTAACAAGGGAGGAGCGGTCAAAAAGACGGAAGATGACCGATGGGGTCATGTGGTTTGTGCTTTATGGGTTCCAGAGGTTGGGTTCTCCAATACGGTCTTCATTGAGCCCATCGATGGTGTTGCAAACATCCCGCCTGCTCGATGGAAGCTAACCTGTTACCTCTGTAAAGAAAAAGGTGTTGGGGCTTGTATCCAGTGCCACAAAGCCAATTGCTACACTGCTTTCCATGTCAGCTGTGCGCAGAAGGCCGGTCTCTTTATGAAAATGGAGCCTATTAAAGAGTTGACTGACTCAGGTGTACCCACCTTCTCAGTAAAAAAGACAGCCTACTGTGGGGCCCACACCCCAAACGGCTCTGTTAAAAGGCCGCTTACAATATATAATGACACTAAAACAAATTACAGTCTTTGTCAGTCGGTGGACAAAAAGAGCAACAGGATAGGATTAAAAAAGCAGAAGAGACTTAAAAACAATGAGGTAGATGTTGTAGCCCCAGTTCCATCTGTGTCTGTACCCAGTGTTTCATCTGAAAG gTTAAACACAATCCTCAATCAAGTTTCTTTACAGAAGAAGGCGGAATTTGGCGAACTTATCTTGAACTATTGGACCCTTAAAAGACAATCAAGAAATGGAGTGCcactcaacagacgcctccaaacTAGCCTACATTCCCAGAAAAACACACAGCCG AAACAGTCAGAGGAGGAGACTCGCGCATTGAAGGAGCAACTGAAGGAGTGGCAACGGTTGAGACATGACCTTGAGCGAGCGCGACTCCTGCTGGAGCTGATTAGGAAGAGAGAGAAACTCAAGAGAGAGGAG ATAATGCTTCAGCAGACTTTAATGGAGATCCAACTCACTCCTTTCACAGTCCTTTTGAGAGCTGTGCTTGATCAGTTACAGGAGAAAGACCAGGCACGCATTTTTGCAGAGCCTGTCAGCATTAAAGAG GTGCCTGACTATATGGACCACATCATACACCCAATGGATTTTTCCACCATGAGCAAGCGCATTGATGCACAAGGCTACAAATATCTGGATGAATTTGAAGCAGACTTCAATCTCATTATTGAAAACTGCATGAAGTACAATGGAAAGGATACATTCTTCTACAGGGCAGCTGTTAGATTGAGAGACCAGGGTGGAGCTGTGCTCAGGAAAACTCGTCGAGATGTTCAGAGAATCGGCTTTGATTTTGAAACTGGCATGCACCTGCTTGAACAACCCAAGATTGAGCCATCTGCACCTTTCTCCTGGGAAGATG TGGACCGTTTATTGGTTCCAGCCAACCGGGAGCACATGTCATTTGAAGAGCAGTTGAGGGAGCTACTAGAAAAATTGGATCTAACTACAGCAATGAAATCTAGCCCGTCACGGAGCAGACGACTGAAGCTTCTCAAGAAAATCATCAGTGACGTGAGGATGGAGCTGAGTTTGAGGAAAGCTCTTCCTGCTGTTGAACTGAAGAATGCTGAGGAACAAGCTGGCCATATCCTTCAAAAAG GGTTGTCAAACGGTTTTGGCCTGAATCCGGAGAAGGAATTATCTTCTAGCAGGCAGTTGGAGCCTCGTCGTAGGTGCGCATCTGAATCCAGCATGTCTTCCAGCAGCAG CAGTATCGCACTTAATCTTCCCAAGTGTGGGAAGGGAAAACCAGCCCTCATCCGGAGGAACACAGTGGAGGACAAGAGTGAGATTATTGCTTGCATCGAGAGTAGAAACTTCGCCAAAGCTGCTAGAATAGCTGCTG AAGTTGGCAACAGCAGTATTTGGATGCCCACTAGTGCTGCAACAGTTATCCTGGAGCCTCTTAAACTAGTTTGGGCTAAATGTAGTGGATACCCCTCCTACCCTGCACTG ATCATAGACCCTCATATGCCACGAGTGGGGTGCCAGCACAATGGAGTCTCTATCCCAATGCCCCCACTAGATGTGCTACGAATCGGAGAACAGATGCAGTACAAGTCCGAAGAGAAACTATACCTTGTTCTCTTCTTTGACAACAAACGTAGCTG GCAGTGGCTTCCTAAATCCAAGATGGTTCCTCTCGGTATTGACAAAACCATTGACAAGATTAAAATGATGGAGGGACGCACCTCAGCCATCCGCAAGGCTGTTCAGACTGCTTTCAACCGCGCCATGAACCATCTGAGTCATGTCCAAGATGAACCTGTTAGTGACCTCAGTGACATTGACTAA
- the brd1a gene encoding bromodomain-containing protein 1 isoform X1, which produces MKRKSLPHKVSIPQRLPSPNRETLTYAQAQRMVELEVNGRLHRISIFDKLDIITDEDPMAQEIIKCTSNKENAEKHQQVLVRSARLRNNQQKKNAAVTAQKALVQDCTLPEPKFRTVDYNLPAIPRRPSTYYKYEEKTLEELNEEVEYDMDEEDYAWLELVNEKRKCEGLNQVSPNAFEFLLDRFEKESFLESQGQQNLQSLIDEDAVCCICMDGDCMDSNAILFCDMCNLAVHQDCYGVPYIPEGQWLCRHCLQSPTQPANCILCPNKGGAVKKTEDDRWGHVVCALWVPEVGFSNTVFIEPIDGVANIPPARWKLTCYLCKEKGVGACIQCHKANCYTAFHVSCAQKAGLFMKMEPIKELTDSGVPTFSVKKTAYCGAHTPNGSVKRPLTIYNDTKTNYSLCQSVDKKSNRIGLKKQKRLKNNEVDVVAPVPSVSVPSVSSERLNTILNQVSLQKKAEFGELILNYWTLKRQSRNGVPLNRRLQTSLHSQKNTQPKQSEEETRALKEQLKEWQRLRHDLERARLLLELIRKREKLKREEIMLQQTLMEIQLTPFTVLLRAVLDQLQEKDQARIFAEPVSIKEVPDYMDHIIHPMDFSTMSKRIDAQGYKYLDEFEADFNLIIENCMKYNGKDTFFYRAAVRLRDQGGAVLRKTRRDVQRIGFDFETGMHLLEQPKIEPSAPFSWEDVDRLLVPANREHMSFEEQLRELLEKLDLTTAMKSSPSRSRRLKLLKKIISDVRMELSLRKALPAVELKNAEEQAGHILQKGDKSVPPKLEPSVSLLPLINTGSHSEPPTLKPIEPCPNKRQHQRDGISQPLNGLSHLQIEDSDVSVVATSTLAEPSSPVNRRTSVLFRKSKSTSPHKPMNDGETPKGSSQLGTKTFLSVVIPRLETLLHTRKRPRSASGDSSKDESPIKRLDTGLSNGFGLNPEKELSSSRQLEPRRRCASESSMSSSSSSIALNLPKCGKGKPALIRRNTVEDKSEIIACIESRNFAKAARIAAEVGNSSIWMPTSAATVILEPLKLVWAKCSGYPSYPALIIDPHMPRVGCQHNGVSIPMPPLDVLRIGEQMQYKSEEKLYLVLFFDNKRSWQWLPKSKMVPLGIDKTIDKIKMMEGRTSAIRKAVQTAFNRAMNHLSHVQDEPVSDLSDID; this is translated from the exons ATGAAAAGAAAATCTCTGCCTCACAAAGTATCCATCCCCCAGCGGCTGCCTTCTCCAAACCGCGAAACACTGACTTACGCTCAGGCCCAGAGGATGGTGGAACTAGAAGTCAACGGCCGGCTACACCGGATCAGCATCTTTGACAAGCTTGATATCATCACGGATGAGGATCCCATGGCACAGGAAATTATAAAGTGCACCAGCAATAAGGAGAATGCTGAAAAACACCAGCAGGTTTTGGTACGTTCTGCACGCCTCAGAAACAACCAGCAGAAAAAGAACGCTGCTGTCACTGCACAAAAGGCTTTGGTACAAGATTGCACGCTTCCCGAGCCCAAATTCCGCACAGTGGATTACAATCTCCCAGCAATCCCACGCAGACCTTCTACATACTACAAGTATGAGGAGAAAACATTAGAAGAGCTGAATGAGGAAGTGGAGTATGATATGGATGAAGAAGATTATGCCTGGCTTGAGCTAGTCAATGAGAAAAGAAAGTGTGAAGGTCTTAACCAGGTTTCCCCCAATGCCTTCGAATTCCTTCTTGACCGTTTTGAAAAAGAATCATTCTTAGAGAGTCAGGGCCAACAGAACCTCCAGTCCTTAATTGATGAAGATGCTGTTTGCTGCATATGTATGGATGGAGATTGCATGGACAGCAACGCCATTCTTTTCTGTGATATGTGCAACCTAGCCGTTCATCAGGATTGTTATGGTGTTCCGTATATTCCAGAGGGCCAGTGGCTTTGCCGACATTGTCTGCAGTCCCCTACACAACCCGCTAATTGCATCCTCTGTCCTAACAAGGGAGGAGCGGTCAAAAAGACGGAAGATGACCGATGGGGTCATGTGGTTTGTGCTTTATGGGTTCCAGAGGTTGGGTTCTCCAATACGGTCTTCATTGAGCCCATCGATGGTGTTGCAAACATCCCGCCTGCTCGATGGAAGCTAACCTGTTACCTCTGTAAAGAAAAAGGTGTTGGGGCTTGTATCCAGTGCCACAAAGCCAATTGCTACACTGCTTTCCATGTCAGCTGTGCGCAGAAGGCCGGTCTCTTTATGAAAATGGAGCCTATTAAAGAGTTGACTGACTCAGGTGTACCCACCTTCTCAGTAAAAAAGACAGCCTACTGTGGGGCCCACACCCCAAACGGCTCTGTTAAAAGGCCGCTTACAATATATAATGACACTAAAACAAATTACAGTCTTTGTCAGTCGGTGGACAAAAAGAGCAACAGGATAGGATTAAAAAAGCAGAAGAGACTTAAAAACAATGAGGTAGATGTTGTAGCCCCAGTTCCATCTGTGTCTGTACCCAGTGTTTCATCTGAAAG gTTAAACACAATCCTCAATCAAGTTTCTTTACAGAAGAAGGCGGAATTTGGCGAACTTATCTTGAACTATTGGACCCTTAAAAGACAATCAAGAAATGGAGTGCcactcaacagacgcctccaaacTAGCCTACATTCCCAGAAAAACACACAGCCG AAACAGTCAGAGGAGGAGACTCGCGCATTGAAGGAGCAACTGAAGGAGTGGCAACGGTTGAGACATGACCTTGAGCGAGCGCGACTCCTGCTGGAGCTGATTAGGAAGAGAGAGAAACTCAAGAGAGAGGAG ATAATGCTTCAGCAGACTTTAATGGAGATCCAACTCACTCCTTTCACAGTCCTTTTGAGAGCTGTGCTTGATCAGTTACAGGAGAAAGACCAGGCACGCATTTTTGCAGAGCCTGTCAGCATTAAAGAG GTGCCTGACTATATGGACCACATCATACACCCAATGGATTTTTCCACCATGAGCAAGCGCATTGATGCACAAGGCTACAAATATCTGGATGAATTTGAAGCAGACTTCAATCTCATTATTGAAAACTGCATGAAGTACAATGGAAAGGATACATTCTTCTACAGGGCAGCTGTTAGATTGAGAGACCAGGGTGGAGCTGTGCTCAGGAAAACTCGTCGAGATGTTCAGAGAATCGGCTTTGATTTTGAAACTGGCATGCACCTGCTTGAACAACCCAAGATTGAGCCATCTGCACCTTTCTCCTGGGAAGATG TGGACCGTTTATTGGTTCCAGCCAACCGGGAGCACATGTCATTTGAAGAGCAGTTGAGGGAGCTACTAGAAAAATTGGATCTAACTACAGCAATGAAATCTAGCCCGTCACGGAGCAGACGACTGAAGCTTCTCAAGAAAATCATCAGTGACGTGAGGATGGAGCTGAGTTTGAGGAAAGCTCTTCCTGCTGTTGAACTGAAGAATGCTGAGGAACAAGCTGGCCATATCCTTCAAAAAG GCGATAAATCTGTCCCACCTAAGCTTGAGCCATCTGTTTCTCTGCTGCCCCTCATTAACACGGGAAGTCACTCTGAGCCACCCACACTGAAACCTATTGAACCCTGTCCCAACAAACGCCAACATCAAAGGGATGGCATTTCCCAACCACTCAATGGACTCTCCCATCTGCAGATAGAGGACAGTGATGTGAGTGTAGTAGCTACATCAACTCTGGCTGAGCCATCAAGCCCAGTAAACCGACGGACTTCTGTGCTTTTCCGCAAATCAAAAAGCACAAGCCCTCATAAGCCCATGAATGATGGTGAAACTCCCAAGGGCAGTTCTCAGCTAGGTACAAAAACATTCCTGTCAGTCGTCATACCACGTCTGGAGACGCTGCTCCACACCAGAAAAAGGCCACGGAGTGCCAGTGGGGACAGTAGCAAGGACGAATCGCCCATCAAACGGCTGGACACAG GGTTGTCAAACGGTTTTGGCCTGAATCCGGAGAAGGAATTATCTTCTAGCAGGCAGTTGGAGCCTCGTCGTAGGTGCGCATCTGAATCCAGCATGTCTTCCAGCAGCAG CAGTATCGCACTTAATCTTCCCAAGTGTGGGAAGGGAAAACCAGCCCTCATCCGGAGGAACACAGTGGAGGACAAGAGTGAGATTATTGCTTGCATCGAGAGTAGAAACTTCGCCAAAGCTGCTAGAATAGCTGCTG AAGTTGGCAACAGCAGTATTTGGATGCCCACTAGTGCTGCAACAGTTATCCTGGAGCCTCTTAAACTAGTTTGGGCTAAATGTAGTGGATACCCCTCCTACCCTGCACTG ATCATAGACCCTCATATGCCACGAGTGGGGTGCCAGCACAATGGAGTCTCTATCCCAATGCCCCCACTAGATGTGCTACGAATCGGAGAACAGATGCAGTACAAGTCCGAAGAGAAACTATACCTTGTTCTCTTCTTTGACAACAAACGTAGCTG GCAGTGGCTTCCTAAATCCAAGATGGTTCCTCTCGGTATTGACAAAACCATTGACAAGATTAAAATGATGGAGGGACGCACCTCAGCCATCCGCAAGGCTGTTCAGACTGCTTTCAACCGCGCCATGAACCATCTGAGTCATGTCCAAGATGAACCTGTTAGTGACCTCAGTGACATTGACTAA